One stretch of Methanosphaera sp. WGK6 DNA includes these proteins:
- a CDS encoding amino acid-binding protein, translating into MWADILKKFNKYPSQKKVVLKILELGLRIGDDKKIYSKDVEVNISSLAKSLNTDRRVVTSTINNILSDEYLKQIFMNISPSGPLLSNISDMLGLGVIEIEADGTEVGILHKVTEILANEKISIRQAYVSDPEIDPVPHATIITDRQLDGDLIQSLLKIDDISKVSLY; encoded by the coding sequence ATGTGGGCAGATATACTTAAAAAATTCAATAAATATCCTTCACAAAAAAAAGTAGTACTAAAAATACTAGAACTAGGCTTAAGAATAGGTGATGATAAAAAAATTTATTCAAAAGACGTGGAAGTAAATATATCATCACTAGCTAAATCATTAAACACAGATAGGAGAGTAGTAACATCAACAATTAATAATATCCTATCTGATGAATATTTAAAACAAATATTTATGAATATTTCACCATCAGGGCCCTTACTTTCTAATATTTCAGATATGTTAGGATTAGGTGTTATAGAAATAGAGGCTGATGGAACAGAAGTAGGGATATTGCATAAAGTAACAGAAATATTAGCTAATGAAAAAATAAGTATTAGACAAGCATATGTCAGTGATCCTGAAATTGATCCAGTTCCTCATGCAACAATAATTACAGATAGACAATTAGATGGTGATCTAATTCAATCACTATTAAAAATAGATGATATTTCAAAAGTTTCATTATATTAA